One Antedon mediterranea chromosome 1, ecAntMedi1.1, whole genome shotgun sequence genomic window, ggcctttaaagagttatctttttattattcataaaacaACAGATGAAAATAATGGCTTTAAAAaataagtatattatttttggaTATTCATTCCTCCTGAATCTATAAATTGGTTACAGAGGGGTGCACCCATTGCCCcatctaaagccttgtctagactatcaaacttttagtgtaaaaaaaatgtgatgtgtccatggatatgatgatgtcatatcactaccatatttgagcatatcaccaccacaggtttttttgtcaaattagtttgatagtgtagacagagttttacatGCAAGTGTGACATTGAACTAACCGAGTACTCGATACGATAGTCCAAAACATCCCATTCCAAGCGCTCTGTCGTTCAAATCAACACATCTGAAATAATAACGTTTTTGCATGACACTAAAGAGAAactacctaggcctatacacaAACGTTTTTGGAATTATGCACTcactttaatttatatattaatggtGTCGCAAATAGCACAGCAGTCACTTTGCTGTGCACGAACGGTAGGAAACccccatattcaggggacacacagATCATCAAAAGAAAACATACTCATATTGTATATTTTCCGTTCAGAAACGGCTCTAATTTAAAGTAGAGTCTGGCGGTGAAAGGTGATTGTGTACCCTGCCTACTCTCAAGCATGGTATCGTACCTAATTACAAGCATGGTAACAGGATTCCACATGATTGAAGTCAAGAAACTTCCAAAAATTGTGACTGCCATCATCAATACCAATTTGTCGCAGTTTCTGTGGCATGCACCTTCTGTCGCCATGTTCTCTGACGTCACCGTATTGTTTGTCGAAAAACAGTTGCAAAATCCAACAATAtcctaaaataataatgttaataataaatgtataatacagTACCCAGTGAGAAAAGCCGAAACGATGCACTCACTTATACAACACGCGTgcgtaaagcctggtttccttaaaatcgctacacgacagagcgtagcgatgctatggaaacgctagaatttatcggggatctagtacgcgcgAGCGcaaaatattctttggtacgcgtatacgattcatcgccgacaaaatcggcaaagttgaaaatggttgaactttgccgatttgactgcgatgaatcggggagccttcccgattgcgtcggcgacatctgcgcgtgtagcgattttaatggaaacgctgtagcgattttaatggaaaccaggcttaagcGCCATTTACACTAGATACGATAACGACACGACAACGACACGACAACGACACGATAAATTGGGTTACGTGTTGTAGAATATAAACGTTTACATTAGAACCGTCTCCGACAACCGTGTCGTGTACGGGAAAAAATCGGTCGTACTGAATGGGTTTACAACCCATTTTTCACGACACGACACACGACACGATTTTATAATAGCCAATCAGGATGCACCTGtaatgtcaaagttcaaaataacAGCGCGCAAAAATCAAAACCACAGACGACGTCACTTGGTTTGTGCACCGCGACGTTTAAAAATGGTACGTAAATTGAGCTACAAATTTAATAGAATACACAGTTTATTAACCTTAATTGAACCAATACCTTACGTGCTATCATCTTATGAAAAAGTCATAGGTTTAGATACGCTATTTATAAAAGCCtgacctagctaggctagatagAAAGGAGTAGGCTAGCCAAGGcccagctaggccctaggcctacctagactaggcctagtgtTGTAAAACGGCCGAGAGTGCGAAGCTACTACAATTATTACACAAGGCGTCCTAGCTTACCTTTTAGGCGGGACTGGTCTCTTGCCCCCTGGTGGCCCAGATGAAGTGTGATGCGCTTCGTTTTTTTTATTAGGGCTTGTCgaaatatacacaaatataaaaGAGACTGACAATAAAACAAACGACTAACCGATATATTTGTGTCTTCATCGTCATTCAAGTTTTCCGACATTACACAGCCAGCATGACAGGCCGAGATATAAGTGATTCCGTCTGGTGAACAGATCGGTTGGTAAAGATCACTCGGACATGCGCAGTCTACGTTGCATACTTCATCAGGTAAGGTCGAATTGATACTTACaaaatgatacattttttaaatatgtaaaatgaTTTAAACTGATTCGGTTGTCTATTGACATTTAAAGAGGAGATTCTACATTTAGAATTTCACactacataggcctactgcttATTGTGACTGCTTATTGTGACTGCTTATTGTGACTGCTTATTGTGACTGCTTATTGTGTCTGCTTATTGTGTCTGCTTATTGTGACTGCTTATTGTGACTGCTTATTGTGACTGCTTATTGTGACTGCTTATTGTCACTGCTTATTGTGACTGCTTACTGTGACTGCTTACTGTGACGTGCTTTTTGTAATTGTAGAAGGAATAGGCCTTCGATACTGCTTAGAGACAGAATACATAAGCAGTCACAATAAGCAGTCACAATAAGCAAATAGGCTACGAGCACAATGactgaaaataatgtttttaacagGACTTGAAACTTACCTGTGTGTATTGTAACTGGTTGTAAAACCAGCAATGTCTCTTTGAGGGCATTTTATAAACATGGTACAGACTGTTATCAAAATAGAAGAGAAGCTGAGAAGAAGCAACAAGCGGCACAATCCATTCATTCTCAATTGCAGGCATGATGTGAGCACTCCTCCTACGATGATTCCAAGCAAAGTACCAGGCAGCATTACCACACCTTTAGTAAATAAATCAACATATACCCATTGAACTAATAAAGTACTGGCTGCTGGCTGTCTTGAGTTACATACGTTTAGGCAAAACAACTTTCTCTTCATTTTTATTTGTCTGAACTCTAATATTATCCATCaagaattgtttttaattaggtctacataaaaaaatgtttgtttaaacaCTTCTTTCAAATTGAAACTGCAAATAAATGTTTAAGATGTAAGCCTACTTTACTGAAACAGACGTTTACCTGTAAAAAATGCAGCGTTCGCTGGATCTTGGTCGAACTGTGTTTCCAGATATTTAgcaaaaaagaacaaaataccAGTACCTGACGAGGCTGCAGCACAGCAACCAAGAATGAGCGGAACGAAAATGACATTGGTTGCAATCCTCTTCAATGAGATTAAAAAtccttaaaatataatattacattagAAGTTGGATCGTAACTGTATGCTGCTGGATATTCAGACTACCATTGTATCAATAGGAAGTTtcatagtgttttttttttgttttttttgtttttttatgtctttaggcaatgtggccaaggattaccaatagtcaattaatcactgtcctatcagataggtggtaatccccctgatacatgggctattgtgtgaaccagttcaccggggtaaccccctactctttttcgaataatgaactgggttctttaaagtacacacaggttataactgtgtacactggacctacggtttatagtccttatccgagaagacttctTTCAATTCCAGCGGTGgaaagaaaagtaaaaaaaatcaaataccTGGCACAACTATGTTGTGCGGCTTAAAAAATCTAATTCGGTGGTATCTTTAGCTGCTAAAAAATAGTTGAGGTTGTATAGATGTGTTTtagaatattatattaatttatattaattaaaggCATCTTCTCTtaagacttttttttttattataatgcaTTATTGCTTGCTTCAAAACAGAACAAgtctaaagatctgtctacactatcaaactttatgtgaaaacaaaggtgatgtgcccatattatatggacatgatgatgtcataatactctactatatttaggcatacagtatcatatttgggtatatcacattttttttgtcaaactagtttgatagtgttgtaGACAAAGTCTTACCTTTTATCAATGAAAGTAGTCCTTTATCGTCTGCTTGAAGCGACCTGTACGTAGCCACCATGTCAAACTCATCTTCTGCTTGTTGTCTTCTAAATCGTGACATACACGAACTTTCCCAAACAATTGGTTTACGCGGGAAGAATGAAATTGGTATACTGAAGACGATAGTTAGAATACCAAGTATAACAAATCCTAGCCACCAAGCACCGATCGAACCAGTTCCGTCTGCCTGAACACTTGTGTCATTATGTTTGTAGAAATCTGTACGGTATGCTAAAACATTTGAACTGATGCTAAAACCAGCAAATGGCCCAGCAGATACGATGACGTATAATAGCGCtgtcaaaaaatataattagaaaCTTACAATTATAAATAGCGTTTTTCAAATTGTTAAAGTTATTATTCATTCACCTGGCGGGAAATGGTTATATCCAGGAAAGTACTACCTTCAACtggaataacatttttaaatgtttgcaaGTAGACCTAAAAGATTACATCTATTAAACACACCAACATGTCCGTCGTGACGCACTAAATGAAAATTTCGTGACGATACCACTGAAATTATGTAAACTTACCAATATACAAACCAGTTGTTGAACTATCTGTAGTTGAATCGTCCAAGTATAGAATGCTAAGGGGATAGATGGCTGCTGTACCAAACCCGAGTATTACTTGACCAACAGCAATTGGCCAAATGTCTATAAGTTGGCCATATTTAACGTCTTCCGTCTCCTCTTCTGTACAGACATGCTCCTTGTTCGATGATGAACACATAAGCGTGCTTTCGGTGTTGTTTGCAGCATAACTTCCATAACCACCTGTCGGTTGATACGGCTCGAACAGCACGTGCGGTAGCGCAGTCAAAAGTAAACCGATTCCAAATAGTATTCCGCTAGCACCTATAATGCGTGGTATATGCAATTTGGCGCCAAAGTAGCAGACGAAAACCAAAACTGAAAGGGCGGAAATCTCACTAATTGTAGAAAGTGTGCCAACTGTAGTGCTTGATATTTGAAAACGTCGTTCAATTGTCGTTAGAACGCCGCCAAAATAACCGTACATAGCAGTTGCTTCGAAAAAGGTTATGATGCTAAACAAAGCCAGGAAAACAAGTGGATTGAAAAAGTGACTTCTTTTAGTAATTGGTGAATGGTATTCGCCATCACACGAATTTGCCTTTTGATATTCAGCTGTTTTTGTCATttctaaacaaaaaatatatatctaatttgtatttttgtctCGCACAATAGTTTAACAAAGGCCTATTACTGCTACGGTGTCTACAGTCTATACCACAACGGTTGTAAAACCCCACTTTACATTAAACTAATCATCATGCCTATTGCATTCCAATAACCAGGGAAGACTGAAATTACAACTTAATTCCACTCTTCTCTGCAATAACTAATCATTAATTTGcaaattaaaatatgattttcaTTCGTAACTGACATTTGAGATACGGTACGCCACTACAATTCAATCTTGATTGAAAATACTACGCCACCATACAAAACCTTACTATAAGCATCAATGTATTATATCTGAGATTGTAATCTCGTATGCATTGTATAACACAATCCACCAAACTATAGTACCAAATACCAGCTACCGGCTTTGTGTCTAGAATCACTATGCCCTTAGAACTTAGATTTTTTATCCTACTGCTATACTAATAATCAGCGCAAATACTTACTGAAACTATGTTTTGGAGCAAATACTTACTGCAATGTGTTTGGAACAGATAGTTTGAGTGTTCTTCGGTCTTGCGACAGCAGTATGGTGTGTTCATTCAACTGATTATACCTGTAAAACTTGCGATCTTTTGAACACGTATTTGACAGCTATTGTCTGCTTTATTTACTTACACTATAGGATATAATATTCTTCGGATGAACAACCAACAATATAAGATTTATGGCTTTAAAATTACAACTAGTTGAATGGATTCGTACAATTGTTAATTCGAGTTTAAGTTCAATCTCCTAGAGTGATCTAAATACCATGGCTCGTcatacattatacagtatacagtgtggtaaatgttattgttattatttacattggtaatattatattgcatagaattttaaaatatcaatacaaaagtaaaaatGTAACTTTATCAGTAAAACtgttacagtagttaaattcTATAGACACAGTGTATTAACTTGACAAAGGTAGAGATATAAAGGAAGACTTGTTGAATAAAGTATAGCTATTAACTAATCCtatattattcaaaattgttATTCAACCTTCGCCCGACAATTTACAGCAACTAACACTCTGTGGTGACAGCCGAAACTTTATGTTATTGAAATGTCTACGATCTAACTTAGATCGTTAACATGCTTTGAGTCACTCATAATTCAGTTAAATTTGGTTTATTTTACACGTAAACACAGTGGAGGATGAACATAGTGAGATAATGCTAAGCAGATACGGTGTAACGCAGAGACACGAGGCCACTGGTTTAGGGAGAGCTAAGTGACCAACGCTGGAGAAGGTCTTTTTCGGCATATTGCAATGCCTTACTATTCCTCCAGGCTCTGCTCTAACCAGTGAGCGGTCATGTTCCGGCCGTTACACAGATGAACAAATACCATGTctaacaatattatataaatttacaggCATTAATATATAGGAACAATacattaataggcctacattgaatTTCAAACGGTCAGATAAGGATTCGAACCCGGAATCGTCTGCTTATATGCAGACAtcctaccattagaccactgaggCTTTCATTGTATGGGTCAGATTTTCTCGAGTATACGCACGCACTATTATAAGGCATGAGAGATAGGGAATTCTTATAATGGGAGAAATTTTGATTCAGTAAAAAGAAAAGGTACTCAATTAAAGTGGTTACTTAGGACACAGAAATAAGttcaaataaaatcttaaaatagatAGGATGATTTGACAGAAAAATAAAGTTTGTAAGGTTCACACACTAAAACTTTAAAAGTGAAAAGTAAAAGCATAATAGGCCTACGAGAAACAAGACGAAAATTGTATGTTGGAAAAAATTCATCTGGTTTTACGATAGGTATAACAAAGATATCGTTTTGTAAAAGAAACAATGAAACGGCAGGTGAGACTGAAACCTGTCAGGTTTCGAAACTTTCTGTAAGTTCGCTTATAATTGTTTGGTTTGTACAAAGAGAAAGCTTTGTTATAAAAACTGTATGTACTTTTGATTGACTGTCATTGATCACATAGGGTTACTCGGCAGCCACTCGACTCACTATGAACTAATTCGGGCGTATGACATCTAATTGCAAACGATCCGGCGGAGAATTGGTTGTAAATGTTGTTACACTTTGTGGCGGAGAGTAGTATTCGAAGTCGTCATTTACATTATTTCGCCTCAATATCGAATCACTTCCTCGAGATCGTAGGCTGTGCCACATGTTGCTATcctaaaacacaataaaatgtgtaattattattatttatttatattagcCTCTTAAgtcaaagactgttctcccagagggcccagtgtaTAGTACGATGAGTTTGTGACAGTGATtatgtgtgtactagtacaccggggtgtctcgaaagatgtaccaGGTTATTTAAAGttcacatgagccagatgtgtacactcgATCTACGGtatatagtccttatccgagaaagactcgactcgttctaccaccagaaccatggagcgggTGAGCCTTGAATTTtaacccttgccaatgttatggctacgtattacggttccactgtcttaaccgctcggccactcactcgtgTAATTGACCTTATGATTTCGATATGAGGTACACCTCAAAGATAATAATGAACTGTGATCCAACATGAGGAATTACGAATGGATAATTAATCATACATTACTTTTATAATGGGCCAAAAAGCCCCCTTAACCCTGCCACACTCTATCGAAAGAAGACGGACTGTGGCGATTCAAGGTAAATACTACTATAATGTAAAAgcatgtatgtaggcctaccttctgGTTAAACCGATTACGTGGTAGTTTTGTGAATGCAAAACACAATAATAAAACTCCTATAACGTTAAAAGCGATGACAAGACTATAGAAAACAATTCGATAAAGACTTTTATCATAAACTGCGCATGTCTGGACGTCTGATACTGATTCATGAAGAAGACACATGGCGTTATCGATAACTGGAAGGTATAGTAAGGTTGGAAAGAAacctataaaacaaaaacaatgttgTATCTTTAACTCATCGTCTATACAGAAAACCCTGTACTACTTACGGGGCGCCGTTTGAGACATGTATAATTATTTCCTCAACTGCACCTCGTAATCGTACTCCTTTTAATTAGTAGTAGATTGTAATCATAGTGTGCGATATACCGCACTTAGTATCTCAATATATAAATGACGATTAATTTTAAGATATAATAGGCGGACATTGAAACTGTATCGTTTAGTGTAAATACATTACTGTTGACCTAAATACAATATGTTTAGTTTCCGTACCTAAAAGTATCATCTGAAAAGTACCAAATCCTAAAGTGTATGTGCGATCTTCTGATTTGACTACCCTGTGAATTACATAAGAATAAActtcataataattttaaaatatctcaCAGCTTATTATTGCAATATTGATTAACAAGGCGGACATTTCTTCAACATTATTGGGCGACACGATTTCGTTAAGTTAAACTTTTACCTTACAGATAGTAATATCATAAGATTGATTTTTGCTGACTCCATAAAAAATATAGAAGCTATGGAAAAAGTGAAAGGTAAAGTCAAGTCACAATTCCAATCGCACTCCCCGTCCACAACAACGCTATTCTGACTGGTTTGGTTTAGGCCTGTTGCACAAGAGCATTCAGTAAACATCTATAGATCAAAAACAGCAAAACAAAGTGAAAGTTTAGATTTATATTAGGCCCTATGCAAATGTTCAATACAAACGTGTTTTGACCAACCCCTGGCCTTCTAAACCTAGTGTTAATGGTACAAACATTGACATGTGGGTTATCAGGGTTGGGATACTGGTAAGATTGCTAAACTTGGATCTCTTTAGGCCGAATCTCATTTACGCCAACTATTCTCCTAAAACCCCGTGCACAAGTTACAAAACACGAAAGCGTCAGTTTTATATTTGAATCCcatttgaatattaataattttgtattgtaGTACTTAGTATACTGAGTTATTACGTATTTCAACCCATAAGTTTATCATTGCTGGTGAAAGAATACATTAATATATATCTTTGTATTCGATGATGAATTGTTGTTTTAAGTGAAAAATGAACTCAATATGAACCGTTGAGATAAATGTCAAATGTGTAAATTgttaccattttgttttcattactATTGAATTCGGCACTCTGACATCCGGCGTGGCAAGGTGTGATATAAGTGATGAGATTACTTCCACATACTGGTGAATACGTGTTGCTGGGACACATACACCCACAATGACTGTTGACGAAAACAACAATATCATTGGTAACATAATccatattttgtttcattttctccAACTTCTGTAGTAAACATAGCAGTAAATAATTATTGAACCAAACGGACGTAAATTCACAAAGAAAATAGTGAACGAAAGATGTTTACCATTAAATCTTCCGTTCcattttagtcgcgtgcaacgcgactctacagctcactatgtcggtcggtaagttggtcggtcggtaaacactaactcaaatttgagcacgcgactgcagccatgtacaTGACCATGTTTTACAATGCATATTTCTTACTTGCGTCCTTTTGGTTAGTTCCAGTAATTTCGTTGGAGAAAACGTTTACGTTCATTAAACGCGGAAGTAATTAATTGTCTATGTATTCAGAAATACATTGTAAACACACCGAAACAAACAATTACATTCtggaattaaaattaaaaagacTTCTGTGTACAACAGCTGTAAATGATAAGATAATTAGAACATTCATTAAGCGTAATTTGAGTTAAATTGACAAAAATCCCGTTGTCACTTACATGTCGTCAGTAAGACCAACAATTTCAGGATTCTGACAACCAGTAGTCAACATTATTGATAACGGAATAAGTACGCCCAAGATGCTAAGTACCAACAACGCTCGAGTAAGTACAACAGACTTAGGTTTGAAGATGCTTATGCACACACAACTGCTTAGACTTCCAACgataattgaaaatattataacaCCTAATGGGAAAAAGAAAATAAGTTTCCAAAACTTAAAAGTGTGCAATAGTCTACTTGAAAAAAAGCAAACGTCACAgtacgtataggcctactttgtattttgtaaaaacTCGGAGTTTTGCCTACTTGGTATTTTGTAGTCGTCTTTGTTTAATTGAAACACGTTTggcaaaataacaaaaacaattgtatttacCTAAAGTTACCGAATAAGACAGGTTAGACATAGAAAATTGATCTTCGACGTAAGTCAGAGTAACAACGATGAGAGCAAAATTTACACTTGCAGTTAAAAGCACTGGTACAAGAACAGGATTAGTCAGTATTCGCTTATTCATCTTCAAAAATTCTGAGCCAAAACACAAAAATCAGttaaataatgtacaaaatataatgttattGATACAGTATCTTCTGAAACACTGCTTTGTTGCTTTCTAAGTTTTTAATGATGTGTATTTACAAAAACTATAACAATTCATTTTAggtatatttttcttttcagtGAACTATAGAAGAAAGGTCAATTGATATGATAaaatctctgtctacaaactagtttgacaacaaaaaaagtgatgtgcccaaatatgttagtgatacaccaaaatatggtagttatatgacatcaccatgtccatatatgggcacatcacattttgttgccacataaaatttgatagtgatCTTACCACGCATTCTTCTAGATATTTTCATCTTCCCAGTTTGTGTAACAGTTGGAGCTCTAGATCTACTCGAGCGAATTGTAGAGTAAAAATCTTCCAAATCACTGCTGCTCGAACTTCTTCTTTTGCGCCTAAAGCATTTACACGATACTTGGTGTAATGTACGCGGGAACAAGGCAAGTAAGCAAGTACAGATAAACAATACACAACAGCTCATCACATATCCCCCGAGGACCCATATACCAGTACCACCAAGTTTAGGAATACGTTCATCATCAGGGATTCCAAGTATAGTTGCGATGATATACCACATCGGCCGACTAACACAGACCACTATTATCAAAGTAGCTGTAATAGAAATTATtttcttaaagatatattgtagatttttaaaagatttataaaaaagtaaagatttttaataggccattttgcagtttaaattaagttatttacttccaaaaaatgtttacaaattacACTCCAAGCAATGACAACATATTTGACTTTGTGAATTTTGATCCTTGGaagtatatattatactgttattattttatctGGATTTAAGtttaacaaatttgtattcAGAGATGAaatgaatgtttaaaa contains:
- the LOC140039020 gene encoding solute carrier organic anion transporter family member 2A1-like isoform X2; protein product: MKISRRMRGVIIFSIIVGSLSSCVCISIFKPKSVVLTRALLVLSILGVLIPLSIMLTTGCQNPEIVGLTDDIHCGCMCPSNTYSPVCGSNLITYITPCHAGCQSAEFNSNENKMMFTECSCATGLNQTSQNSVVVDGECDWNCDLTLPFTFSIASIFFMESAKINLMILLSVRVVKSEDRTYTLGFGTFQMILLGFFPTLLYLPVIDNAMCLLHESVSDVQTCAVYDKSLYRIVFYSLVIAFNVIGVLLLCFAFTKLPRNRFNQKDSNMWHSLRSRGSDSILRRNNVNDDFEYYSPPQSVTTFTTNSPPDRLQLDVIRPN
- the LOC140039020 gene encoding solute carrier organic anion transporter family member 1C1-like isoform X1, which gives rise to MKISRRMREFLKMNKRILTNPVLVPVLLTASVNFALIVVTLTYVEDQFSMSNLSYSVTLGVIIFSIIVGSLSSCVCISIFKPKSVVLTRALLVLSILGVLIPLSIMLTTGCQNPEIVGLTDDIHCGCMCPSNTYSPVCGSNLITYITPCHAGCQSAEFNSNENKMMFTECSCATGLNQTSQNSVVVDGECDWNCDLTLPFTFSIASIFFMESAKINLMILLSVRVVKSEDRTYTLGFGTFQMILLGFFPTLLYLPVIDNAMCLLHESVSDVQTCAVYDKSLYRIVFYSLVIAFNVIGVLLLCFAFTKLPRNRFNQKDSNMWHSLRSRGSDSILRRNNVNDDFEYYSPPQSVTTFTTNSPPDRLQLDVIRPN
- the LOC140063303 gene encoding solute carrier organic anion transporter family member 2A1-like, coding for MTKTAEYQKANSCDGEYHSPITKRSHFFNPLVFLALFSIITFFEATAMYGYFGGVLTTIERRFQISSTTVGTLSTISEISALSVLVFVCYFGAKLHIPRIIGASGILFGIGLLLTALPHVLFEPYQPTGGYGSYAANNTESTLMCSSSNKEHVCTEEETEDVKYGQLIDIWPIAVGQVILGFGTAAIYPLSILYLDDSTTDSSTTGLYIALLYVIVSAGPFAGFSISSNVLAYRTDFYKHNDTSVQADGTGSIGAWWLGFVILGILTIVFSIPISFFPRKPIVWESSCMSRFRRQQAEDEFDMVATYRSLQADDKGLLSLIKGFLISLKRIATNVIFVPLILGCCAAASSGTGILFFFAKYLETQFDQDPANAAFFTGVVMLPGTLLGIIVGGVLTSCLQLRMNGLCRLLLLLSFSSILITVCTMFIKCPQRDIAGFTTSYNTHSINSTLPDEVCNVDCACPSDLYQPICSPDGITYISACHAGCVMSENLNDDEDTNISDIVGFCNCFSTNNTVTSENMATEGACHRNCDKLVLMMAVTIFGSFLTSIMWNPVTMLVIRCVDLNDRALGMGCFGLSYRVLALIPAPIYFGAIIQSTCILRSSACGQEGACLIYDTDVYRVRYFGLQVGLYILAFCFFFVTLVSLKRKLSASKHTALDTYNPDDKVDDLTTKI